Below is a window of Thermodesulfomicrobium sp. WS DNA.
TGAGGGCGTTGGCGCCCGAGGCCAGTTTGATGGCCACTGCCGTGGCTGGTTGGCCGTTGAATCGGGCAACGCTTTGGTAGTCTTCGGGACCGAGTTCCACGCGGGCTACGTCGCCGAGGCGGACCGTGGAGCCGTCCGCCTGGACCTTGAGGAGGATAGCGCGGAACTGTTCCGGGGTCTGGAGGCGCTCTTGCACCGTTACGGTGAAGTTGGTGCGCTGTCCGGGCGTTGCCGGGAGCCCTCCCAACTGTCCTGCCGAAACCTGAGCGTTTTGGGCTTTGACGGCGGCGACCACGTCCGCAGGGGTCAGACCATAGGCGTGTAAAGCATCCGGGTTGAGCCAGATGCGCATGGCGTGCTGTGCGCCGAACAGCGTGGCTTCGCCCACCCCGTCCACACGGCTGAGTCCATCAAGGACGTTGGCGGCCACGTAGTCTGCCAGCTCTCCTTGGTTCATGGACCCATCTTCCGAAATGAACGCCAGCACCTGGACAAAGTTGCGTACGGCCTTAGTGACCCGAACTCCCTGGGCCTGGACCTCTTGCGGCAACAGGGCCATGGCCAACTGGAGTTTGTTTTGCACTTGCACTTGAGCGATATCCGGGTCGGTTCCTGTCTTGAAAGTAAGGGTGATGGTCGCCCGGCCGGAGGCCTCGCTGGTGGATGTCATGTAGTCGAGGTTGTCGATCCCTTGCAGCTTCTGTTCGATGACCTGGGTAACAGCATCCTCGACGGTTTTGGCGGATGCTCCAGGATACGTGGCACTGATGCTGACTGCAGGGGGAGCGATGGGAGGATATTGTGACACCGGGAGCACAGTGATGGCGATGGCGCCTGCCATCATGGTTACGATGGCTAGTACCCATGCAAATATCGGTCGGTTGATAAAAAATTGCGACATGATAACTCCCAAACGATCACTGTTCCGGTGCTATTTCGATGAAGAAATTGGTGCCTGTACAGTGTTTGTTGCGTTATATTCGGAATTTGCGATGCGGACTTCCATTCCTGGACGGATTTTTTGGACTCCTTGCACGATGACCCTGTCTCCAGATGTGAGTCCGCTGCGTACGACCCATTGGTTCCCGATGCTCCTATCAAGTTCTACAGGACGCATTTCCACCCGATCGTCGGCGTCCACGATCAGGACTGTTGCCGCACCACGGGCGTCACGCAGCACTGCTTCCTCAGGGATGCACAGGGCATGGGGGATGGTCCCGTACTCCACGATGGCCCGCACGTACATGCCGGGCAAAACCATCCGGTGGGGATTGGGAAAAACCGCCCGAAGCGTCACGGTGCCGGTGGAGGTATCGACCATAGTCTCCGTGAGTTCCAGAGTGCCTGGCAGGGGGTAGGCGTATCCGTCCTCCAAGATCAGATGGACGGAAGCAGTGTCCGCAGCCTGAATCGCACCGGATGCTATGGCTTGCCGGAGGCGCAACAGTTCCACATGGGATTGGGTGAGGTCCACATAGATGGGGTCCATGCTGTGGATGATGGCCATGGATTGCGCTTGGTTGGCGGTGACGAGGGCCCCCGGAGTGGCCAGGGCGCGGCTGATGCGCCCGGAGATAGGTGCGGTTACGGTGGTTCGCGCCAGGTCGATACGTGCGGCTTCGAGATTGGCCTCGGCTGCTTTCACCTCGGCCCTGGCGAGAGCGAGGGCGGCCTGGGCATCGTCGTTGTCTTGCTGACTTACCGCCTTGCTGCGGACCATGGCCGCATACCGTGTGGCCTTGAGGCGTATGGGTTCCAATTCCGCTTTGGCTTTGGCTAGGGCTGCTGCGGCGCTTGCAACGGCCACACGGTAGCTGGCTGGATCGATCTGGTAGAGGGGCTGGCCCGCGCGCACCTCAGTGCCTTCGGCGAATAGTCGTTTCTGAATGATTCCAGTGACTTGGGGTCGGATTTCCGCCACTGCATAGGCCGTGGCGCGGCCGGGAAGTTCTGCGGTGAGACGGACTTCCTGCTCGCGGAGCACAACGACGGCCACTTCAGGCGGCGGGCTGGAGGCTGCGCTGGCACTGGGCGCTTGGTTCCCAGACTTCCAGAAAATAACGAATCCGATGACGGCGCTGATCACAAGCACAACGGCAAGGCTGCGGCGAGCGTTCATGATGCTTCCTTATGAAGTAAACATTTGTTTATGAGTTATGGGCAGACAGAACGGACGAAAAGGCGCCAGCTGGATTCGGCCTGGGCGACGGGATCGAAGTCCGGGGCGGGCATGCGGCTGGAGAGCACGGCAATGGAAAGGATTTGCCCCAAAAACTGGATGAAGATGTGCTGGGCAGGGATGTCGTTCCGGATTTCGTCAAGCTCCTGGCCGCGTTGGATGATGGCGCAGAGGGCGGCTTCCTGTCGGGCATGACTGGCCATGAGACGGTGGCGGAAATGGGAATCGTTCCTCCACATGGAATCGGAAAGAATGAGGATAGGGAGGGCTCGGTAGCGCTGGATCGCTGCCAGGTGGACGTTAAAGCATCGGCGCAGTCGATGGAGGGTCGTGCCGCTGGCCTCCTGGGCCTGCCGGATGCCCTCGGTCTTGATGGCGTCCAAAAGATCAAGGATGCTGTCCAGGATGTCCGTCATGCCGCCGGGAAAGTGCCGGTACAGGGCCGGAGCGGTAATCCCGATGGCCTGCGCCACGTTACGGGTGGTGAATCCCGTGATGCCCTGTTCCGCCACTAGGGTGAGGGCGGCTTCCGCAATCTGGTCTCGCCGGATGACTGTGGGCTGTCGCATGGGTACGCAAGTTAACTATTGTTCATTTAAGGGTCAAGAACCAAAAAAAGGCGCCCGGAAGAGGACGCCTTGGGTGAGGACAAGGGCTGGGGGGCGGCTACGCCGGCACTTCGGCCAGCGCGGCGAAACGGGGCTCGTGCAGCGGCAGGATGTGATCGGCCAAGGTCTTGGCCCGCACCAAGGTGGCATAGGCCTCTTCCACGTGGACGTGGGTGCCTGGGGGGATGACTTCCATCTCCATGGCGCGGACGGGCGCCGGTGGGTAGAGATTTTCGAGGATGGTGCAGAAGCCGCAGATCAAGGCGCTGCCGTGCGGGGTCTCCACCCGAATGGACATCCCCCCTTGAGTGTGGGCCGGAGTATGGATCATGGTGATGCCCGGCACAATTTCCGTATCTTCGGTCAACGCAACGATTTGGCCGTTGGCTTCCACCTCTTCGATGTAGTCTTCCAGGTAGCGGAAATCCAGTGGATGTGGATTGTGGATGCGTTCCAACTCATGAGCATGCACGTAAAATGTCGCATTGATGCATTTACTATCATTTTCACAATGATCGTTGTGCAGATGCGTGTGCAAGACAATATCGATGTCTTCCGGTTTGAGACCATAGAGCGCGAGTCCAGACTCGAAGGTATGAATTGGACCTCCGATGGCCTGCATGCGATCATCGGAAATGATGGGATGCATCTCCCCGGTATCCACGAGGGTGGTGCGGTCACCTCCTTCGAGATACCAGCAGTAGATGGGGATGGTGTAGGGCGTCCCATAGTCGTGCTGGTAGGTCATCATGCCTTTGTCGAAGACTTTGGTGCCCATGACAATGGGGTGGATTCGGTAGGTCATGATCGTGCTCCTCGGGGTAGAGGTTGGGTGCTGCCTTGGCGGTGCGCACCGCATATCCGTCCGAGCGCTGTGGTTGTCCCGCATGGCGCAGAGCATACTAGTCATGCCTTGGCTGCAGGCATCGTCAAGAGTGGTCAGCCTCGGCCGTCCTGGTGCTCATCCGTGGCGCGGGCAACGCCAGCGCTCGCAAAGGTCGCCATGTCCGTGAAGATGGCTGCGGCGCAGCGCAGGATAAAGACGGCCATGGCCGCGCCCGTACCTTCGCCGAGGCGCAGACCGAGCTGGATGAGCCCCTGGTCCCCCACGGCTGCGAGCACGGCGCGGTGTCCCGGCTCTGCCGAGGCATGGGCGAAGAAGGCGTAGTCTTGTACCGTCGGGGCCATGGCCCGGGCCGCCACAAAGGCCGCGGTGGCGATGAATCCGTCCACGACCACGTTCATCCGCCGGCTGGCGGCGCCGAGGATGAGTCCGGTGAGGGTGGCGATCTCCAGACCGCCCAAGGCGGCGAGAATGGCCACAGGGTCTCCGCCGGCGACGACTTCCCGGTGGCGGGCAAGGCCTGCGGCGATCACCGCCATTTTGTGCTGCACGCGCTGGGGGGAAAGCCCGGTCCCCGGTCCGGTGATGGCTTCGGGGGCAAGACCGAGATAGGCGCAGTACAGGGCCGTGGCCGGGGTGGTGTTGCCGATGCCCATCTCGCCCGTGCCCACGGTGACAAAACCCTCGGCATGCGCGATCTTGGCCAGTTCCAGGCCGTTTTCCAGGGCCTTTTCGCATTGGGCGCGGGTCATGGCCGGGCCTTGGGTGAAGTCTGCAGTCCCCGACGCCACCTTGCACTGGATGAGGTGCGGATGTTCGGGAAAGGGACCTCCGGCGCAGCCTGCGTCCACCACCCGCAAATCCACGTTCGCTTCACGGGTGAGCACGTTGATGGCCGCCCCGCCAGCAAGGAAATTGTGTACCATCTGCCGGGTCACGGCCTGGGGAAAGAGGCTTACGCCGTGGGCGGCGACGCCGTGGTCACCGGCGCAGGTATAGATGCGCGCCGGGTCCACCTTGGGCGTACCACCGTGGATGGCCGCCAGCCGGGCGGCCAGGGTCTCCAGGCGGCCGAGGCTGCCTTGGGGTTTGGTGAGGTTATCGAGGTGCTGCTGGGCGAGGGTGATCTGGTGCGGGTCGATGGGATCGACACTGGGAATGGTCCAGGACATGAATTCCTCAGGAACGTGTGATGCTATTGGGGGTTGGCCGCGCTTTCCACGGCATCTGCGGCGCGGCGCAGGGCCTCGGCCAAAGGCAAGAGGGCCGGGAGCTCCATGCCGTGCCGGGCGCGGCGGGCGCTCCAGGCCGCCAGGTACAGGGCGTTGTCTTCACTGAGCGGCAGACGCTTGAGGTTTTCCACCAGGCGCTGCCGGGCTTGGGCCGCCTGGCGCAAGGCATTGTCCACGGCCTGAGTGGCGCTGGCCAAGGCAGGCATGTTTCCCTGCACCTGGACGTTCCATACCTGCATCTGCGCCGTGGTCACCGCCTGCTGCTGCGTGTGCCAGGCGGCCACCAGGGGTAGATGACTTTGATCTTGGGCCAGCGAGGCGATGGCCTGGGCGAGGTTGCGCAGTTCGCGCGCCACCAACACCATGGCCTCGGCGCGCTGGGTCGCGGAAAGGGGGGCCACCCGTTCTGCGCCGTCCACGAGAAATGTCCGCGTGCTGCCGGCCAACGCCTCCTTGAGGGCGCTGACAAACACCGGAAGGTAGGCCTGCTCCAGTGCCCCCAGCACCTCAGGCCGCAGGGCGTAGGCGATGACCGCCTGGCGCGCCTGGAGGATGTCGTTTTTCTCCACCGTCACGTCGGGCAGGTCCGCCAGGCGTATCCCCAGGGATTGGATGCGCAGGTCCAAGCGGCCAGTACCGGCGAGGTTTTGGGTGGTGCGCCCTGGCTGGTAGCGGTCTGCCATGGCCTGGGCCAGGGTACGCACCAGGGAGCGGGGCAGCATGGGGTCGTCCGCCACGGCCAGCGTGGTGTTGGTGGCGTTGGCGGAGGCGTTTTCCGCAGTGACGTTGGCGGCCGTTGCATTGGAAGCGGTGGTGGCGTTGGCGGGGACCACGGCCTCGGAGGCATTGCCCACGCGCCAGCGTTGCGGTGCCACTTCCGTGATGGGCGCTGGCGGCGGGGTTTGCGGCCGCTGGGTCCACCACCATGCCGCCCCAAGACCGCAGGCCACCACCAGGAGGATGATCGCTGTACGCATGGGCGTCCTTTAGGGATTGCAGGTAAACATGTCGAGGGGTTGTCCGGTGGTTTCCAGCACCGAGCGCCAGTAGTTGGAGGTGATGTCCAGTTTCCGGCGCTTGGCGGTCACCAGATGCAGCGGCAGGTAGAGGTAGCGCTCCTGGAGTTTGGAGACCACCATGCCGGTCTTTCCCGCCATGGCCGCATGCACGGCGTGCTGGCCGAGGAACCCGCAGTAGATGCGATCGTTGGAGTTGGCCGGCACCGAGCGGATGATGTAGCTGGGGTCGATGTACTTGAGGGTATACGGGAACCCCAAGGAGTCGAAGTAGGTTTTGATCTCCTGGCGCAGCAGGGCGCAGATGTCGCCGAGGATGGGGTTGCCGGAGGCATCCTTGCGGCCGTCGGTCTGGCAGAGGTCCTGGCCGGCGCCTTCGGCCACCACGATGACCGCGTGCCCCCGGCGCTTCAAGCGCTCGTGGAGCAGGGTGAGCAGGCCGTTGGGGCCGTGCAGGGCAAAGGGGGCCTCGGGCACGAGCACGAAGTTGACCTCCTTGAGGGCCAGGCTGGCCTGCGCGGCGATGAACCCGGATTCGCGGCCCATGAGCTTGACCATGCCGATGCCGTTGGGCGCGCCTATGGCCTCCACATGGGCGCAGCGGATGGCCTCGGTGGCCTTGTCCACGGCGGTGTCGAAGCCGAAGGACTTGGTGACGAAGTTGATGTCGTTGTCGATGGTCTTGGGAATGCCCACCACCGCGATCTTGAGGTTCCGCTTGGCTACCTCCTCGGTGACTCCTCGGGCGGCCTTCATGGTGCCGTCGCCACCGATCATGAAGAGCACCGAGACGTTCATACGCTCCAGGGCGTCCACGATCTCCTCGGGCGGTTGGTGTCCCCGGGACGAAGCCAGGATGGTACCGCCGAATTCGTGGATTTCACTGACACTGTCCGGGGTGAGTTCCATGAGGTCGTGGTGGTACTTGGGGATGAAACCCTGCAGCCCGTAGCGGATGCCCAGTACGCTGGAGACCTTGTAGTTGTGGTGGGCGCTCATGACGATGGCGCGGATGACGTCGTTGATGCCCGGACACAGCCCGCCGCAGGTAACGATGGCGCACTTGGTCTTGGGCGGGTCGAAATAGATCTTCTGCCGCGGCCCGGCGGCCTCAAACTCGCAGAGCACTTCTTCCGTGGCATCGTCGATGATCTCCCTAGACAGGTAGATGCGAACCCGGTCGCTGTCGTCCACAAAATGGCAATAGGGCAGCGGACTGTCCACTTTGCACGGGCCAAGGGAAGGGATGGTGGTGTCGATGGGCATGGGGGCTTTCTCCTTAGGCACGGGTTGGATGGGAGTACTTGGGCATGCGGACCGCATGGCGCAGGGCAGTGGCGATATCCGGGTAGGCGAAGGAAAACCCTGCCGCCTGGAGGCGCCGGGGTTCGCAGCGCTGACTGGTGAGGAGCATGCTTGCCGCCTCCCCCAAGACGAGGTGGAGCACCCATGCGGGCACGGCAAACACCGCAGGCCGGTTCAGGGCCGCGGCCAGGGCGCGGGTGAATTCGGCGTTGGTGATGGTCTCTGGGGCCACGAAGTTGATGGGCCCAGAGAGATCGTCGTGCTCCAGGACGAAACGGATGCCGTGGGCGACGTCTTCGATGTGGATCCACGGAAACCACTGCCGTCCGGAGCCGAGCCGGCCTCCAAGCCCCAGGCGGAAGACCGGCAGCATGGCCTTCAGGGCCCCGCCGCCAGGACCCAGCACCACCCCGAAGCGGGGGATGATCACTCGGTGGCCGCAGGCTTGGGCGGTCAGGGCGGCCTCCTGCCAGGCCTGGGCCACCTCGGCGAGAAAACCGGTGCCCGCCGGGGCGTCGTCTCCCAGTGGGGTGTCGCCCTGATCGCCGAAATAGCCCACCGCGTTGGCGCAGACAAAGACCTTGGGCGGCGCAGCGCGCAGGGCCTCCACCACCATTTCCGTGGTGCGCACCCGCGAGAGGCGGATGCGTTCCTTGGTGGCGCTGTCCCAGCGGGTGGCGATGGGGGCCCCGGCCAGGTTGACGACCGCGTCGTGGCTTGCGGCGGCCGCTTGCCAGGGGCCGGGGAGCATGGGGTCGCCGGATATGGTCTGGATGCGCGGATGCGGGGCAAAGGGG
It encodes the following:
- a CDS encoding N-acyl homoserine lactonase family protein, with the protein product MTYRIHPIVMGTKVFDKGMMTYQHDYGTPYTIPIYCWYLEGGDRTTLVDTGEMHPIISDDRMQAIGGPIHTFESGLALYGLKPEDIDIVLHTHLHNDHCENDSKCINATFYVHAHELERIHNPHPLDFRYLEDYIEEVEANGQIVALTEDTEIVPGITMIHTPAHTQGGMSIRVETPHGSALICGFCTILENLYPPAPVRAMEMEVIPPGTHVHVEEAYATLVRAKTLADHILPLHEPRFAALAEVPA
- the cobT gene encoding nicotinate-nucleotide--dimethylbenzimidazole phosphoribosyltransferase encodes the protein MSWTIPSVDPIDPHQITLAQQHLDNLTKPQGSLGRLETLAARLAAIHGGTPKVDPARIYTCAGDHGVAAHGVSLFPQAVTRQMVHNFLAGGAAINVLTREANVDLRVVDAGCAGGPFPEHPHLIQCKVASGTADFTQGPAMTRAQCEKALENGLELAKIAHAEGFVTVGTGEMGIGNTTPATALYCAYLGLAPEAITGPGTGLSPQRVQHKMAVIAAGLARHREVVAGGDPVAILAALGGLEIATLTGLILGAASRRMNVVVDGFIATAAFVAARAMAPTVQDYAFFAHASAEPGHRAVLAAVGDQGLIQLGLRLGEGTGAAMAVFILRCAAAIFTDMATFASAGVARATDEHQDGRG
- a CDS encoding TIGR01777 family oxidoreductase encodes the protein MRIFAVGATGFVGRTLVPVLADAGHEVTVLVRTKSPFAPHPRIQTISGDPMLPGPWQAAAASHDAVVNLAGAPIATRWDSATKERIRLSRVRTTEMVVEALRAAPPKVFVCANAVGYFGDQGDTPLGDDAPAGTGFLAEVAQAWQEAALTAQACGHRVIIPRFGVVLGPGGGALKAMLPVFRLGLGGRLGSGRQWFPWIHIEDVAHGIRFVLEHDDLSGPINFVAPETITNAEFTRALAAALNRPAVFAVPAWVLHLVLGEAASMLLTSQRCEPRRLQAAGFSFAYPDIATALRHAVRMPKYSHPTRA
- a CDS encoding efflux RND transporter periplasmic adaptor subunit → MNARRSLAVVLVISAVIGFVIFWKSGNQAPSASAASSPPPEVAVVVLREQEVRLTAELPGRATAYAVAEIRPQVTGIIQKRLFAEGTEVRAGQPLYQIDPASYRVAVASAAAALAKAKAELEPIRLKATRYAAMVRSKAVSQQDNDDAQAALALARAEVKAAEANLEAARIDLARTTVTAPISGRISRALATPGALVTANQAQSMAIIHSMDPIYVDLTQSHVELLRLRQAIASGAIQAADTASVHLILEDGYAYPLPGTLELTETMVDTSTGTVTLRAVFPNPHRMVLPGMYVRAIVEYGTIPHALCIPEEAVLRDARGAATVLIVDADDRVEMRPVELDRSIGNQWVVRSGLTSGDRVIVQGVQKIRPGMEVRIANSEYNATNTVQAPISSSK
- a CDS encoding ATP-dependent 6-phosphofructokinase, giving the protein MPIDTTIPSLGPCKVDSPLPYCHFVDDSDRVRIYLSREIIDDATEEVLCEFEAAGPRQKIYFDPPKTKCAIVTCGGLCPGINDVIRAIVMSAHHNYKVSSVLGIRYGLQGFIPKYHHDLMELTPDSVSEIHEFGGTILASSRGHQPPEEIVDALERMNVSVLFMIGGDGTMKAARGVTEEVAKRNLKIAVVGIPKTIDNDINFVTKSFGFDTAVDKATEAIRCAHVEAIGAPNGIGMVKLMGRESGFIAAQASLALKEVNFVLVPEAPFALHGPNGLLTLLHERLKRRGHAVIVVAEGAGQDLCQTDGRKDASGNPILGDICALLRQEIKTYFDSLGFPYTLKYIDPSYIIRSVPANSNDRIYCGFLGQHAVHAAMAGKTGMVVSKLQERYLYLPLHLVTAKRRKLDITSNYWRSVLETTGQPLDMFTCNP
- a CDS encoding TetR/AcrR family transcriptional regulator — translated: MRQPTVIRRDQIAEAALTLVAEQGITGFTTRNVAQAIGITAPALYRHFPGGMTDILDSILDLLDAIKTEGIRQAQEASGTTLHRLRRCFNVHLAAIQRYRALPILILSDSMWRNDSHFRHRLMASHARQEAALCAIIQRGQELDEIRNDIPAQHIFIQFLGQILSIAVLSSRMPAPDFDPVAQAESSWRLFVRSVCP